Proteins encoded together in one Cardiocondyla obscurior isolate alpha-2009 linkage group LG07, Cobs3.1, whole genome shotgun sequence window:
- the LOC139104214 gene encoding uncharacterized protein isoform X2: MMSGNDSSATATLTPTPTSVGVGSAPVIAATEDEEEDPATLTLDCVEPVADMDLVNGPNPWLPAYGFQLQHHSQFQPTHLEDLRANDTVLVQQIDFLETILEETSDDLQSDSDRSGTTYWLGSDSETESVIHIKTKQRSTDERLDGSGSECNSVVPKKRRRRDHGADHHHHHHHHHQQVTGYDEYPTSPRSSRSTASSRSSSLLQFESLERTCATLSPSSYSFDSLEYSNRSNASHQENDSPDSLEQDYDKLLPNGFASTLTDHFPRIRPYRSFESLNTCQKDEDFGQASMSNGFAPLYLKRGADLSNIRKNNRRPRDFWHEDEEYEEDDDDDEEEEDDDYDFEEYERSRAHADTRLTTGFEDRLLYGESGKYATSLDYRNTIDLREIGVETKRDTLLELKSGQKTARLNIAGGGAEHHHHHHHHHYQNSQQQQQQHQQQQYQQQQYDQHDYHHHHHRHHRQQQHQGWSDEERFNFRFTDKSQSAPSLLDGAEESAHGDTNCASSSRPRTSRTTSYVSTSSLFENYTRVASVPVDLNLCGVVATRDDEMNGHEMAEAASGDEDLPLKNPREDAIPKESDETQAEAKAVLTSSVRTQPAQSAIMDGNTEDREEEDEEQTKVDRADDYCEARNKQTKTTSTVKTQDPANCVLDIALVTENDLDEAIKQFKREVEEATASGVTNAAILAMETIQRTSSGRVKNRRVKNNASYELAQQFEVDERNFHRKLQDSDQDQAGEGPGSPGKRRILNNASYELAQQCDYIKALQSSKAAFHRMDACDELEEAALGCSPKLNVADVMRQMGSDTNFSENARPKEPPSDTFFGQIKKNSDPFSACGDASALSPRLLDDEVDYPCLETKPIGASCLENRAVLREKVEPESEAQSGSVLENSTATIFPRVDEESVKRGDEKPEDARKNLIGEFYLERAAQLPRKGPEADESRTEERRADLENAPSRQGHEDRACSPGSSERGAGECLWRVVIEKQTPTKKEEEKEEEEKDTAEAVEKMVRGEEEEGRSVRGVGSESPPGVAGSLGGERGSGKPAVAVAAVDTNHRGDRDKHQGDEQLSAPGISKRDASVVNVKRSSFVAPKREPANIYAASSTSLPTSAAAMKSEERKKGGLGGFLQRFSRLRFSGRTKVPRSEAHKKAVEPTRAQEEQQSAAGRKKEPDYIIIPLHPPEEERRRQQEVVTLEEAARRNNVDIQRSVSNISNGRASVSSKPPLPPQPPRVAALGMTTRASASASASASRRRAATDLGNPAAIEMAKARAMQAAQERPVGLLETDLDEAVINTSYNGTTYTAGPAAVSVAAAATAAAAAAAAAAAAGAGGKKTRSLLDLNHTSAAAPRPRPEHALHVPQSPVGATHRSPHDDVASAATSAIHQRPHKSMEFLLDKENLHFVKPPENELQKVGERVPSEHELRVQRSLQRLNVPDWYKNSPAARDGFRLKRHSDASQHGGWRALGSKTTSLSSLSSSSNRQPTTGILLSPSPTPPVFSRWSTSLLNSAGSSPASSARSSFNHRQPYLGWRSQERLTNPRTPAERLAQGILPQLQAANKQQQQTTNQQLEVRNSIKEVTSAIVHYVKSGQEVGGSGSGRLSPRSRPEDWDDRGGARSTSPRGSVRLCWMESSFVGTRPVDSPETPMSLATDQEAGDCCNAAGTESCSCQDSAASGLYLDLTPSRDDVRHQHLQTSSAGPSPTSSSNYHHHHQRHQHRQQQQQRHHRESAKSVMDVHQASADDQRSFYSGELVRRKSEGSDTLPASRAAAVAAAASSSSSLMPRGGGGVQPRHRRVSFDNAQDSTNGSSAMDKVVRCRNNKCGNSTTLAEARKTYKSCHNCTCLYCSRECRRAHWQRHRRTCLHSRAGSLCRQVLSSAKEDPATLKHISALARRGHAAHGRGAVKCFFSSPEAAERFVGNGFADLGEPTYVRWSDLLPGEMGAELYAELMRLCKTYNPEARLVLYVAVCVVSEVPTSGAVRWERQLVSRCAKIRLDGAAKQQASSSSASPQARRRLSQPAPSSPCNITREMDSPETLVLTSLPGNNGQNTLRKAREISFTNIQRQLRLRGVSLRRHFPQVYRKLCSYVDGSVDKFAPVTIYPRDQASGKSFMCIIMLDAEPERLQLLPTDSSRVRTVDISVEQD; the protein is encoded by the exons aTACGGTGCTAGTGCAGCAAATCGATTTTCTGGAAACAATTTTGGAGGAGACGTCTGACGATCTTCAGAGCGACTCCGATCGCAGCGGAACGACGTATTGGCTGGGATCCGATTCGGAGACCGAGAGCGTAATTCATATAAAAACGAAGCAGAGATCAACAG ACGAACGGCTGGACGGCAGCGGCAGCGAATGCAACTCGGTGGTGCCGAAGAAGCGACGGCGACGCGACCACGGCGCCGATCATCATCAccaccatcatcatcatcatcagcaAGTGACGGGCTACGACGAGTACCCGACGTCGCCGAGGTCCTCCAGGTCCACCGCTTCCTCGAGATCGAGCTCGCTCTTGCAGTTCGAGTCACTCGAGAGGACCTGCGCCACCTTGTCGCCTTCCAGCTACAGTTTCGACTCCCTGGAGTACTCCAACCGATCGAACGCCTCTCATCAAGAGAACGATTCGCCGGACAGCTTGGAGCAGGACTACGACAAGCTGTTACCGAATGGTTTTGCCAGCACCCTGACGGATCATTTTCCAAGGATCAGGCCCTATCGCAGCTTCGAAAGCCTGAACACGTGCCAGAAGGATGAGGACTTCGGCCAGGCGTCCATGTCGAATGGCTTCGCACCTTTGTACCTGAAGAGAGGTGCTGATTTGTCGAATATTAGGAAAAACAACCGGCGTCCAAG AGATTTTTGGCACGAGGACGAGGAATAtgaagaagacgacgacgacgatgaggaggaggaggatgACGATTACGACTTCGAAGAGTACGAGCGGAGCCGAGCGCACGCGGATACCCGGTTGACGACCGGTTTCGAGGATCGGTTGCTGTACGGCGAGTCCGGCAAGTACGCGACGTCCTTGGACTATCGGAACACGATCGACTTGCGGGAGATCGGCGTGGAGACAAAGAGGGACACGCTTTTGGAGCTGAAGTCTGGCCAGAAGACGGCCAGGTTAAATATAGCCGGCGGCGGGGCGGAGCACCATCATCACcaccatcatcatcattatcagaattcgcagcagcagcagcagcagcaccaGCAGCAGCAATACCAACAGCAGCAGTACGATCAGCACGATTACcatcaccaccaccaccgtcaTCACCGCCAACAACAGCACCAAGGGTGGAGCGACGAGGAGCGCTTTAATTTTAGATTCACGGACAAGTCGCAGAGCGCGCCCAGTCTGCTCGACGGTGCCGAGGAGTCGGCACACGGTGACACGAACTGTGCCTCGTCGTCCCGTCCACGCACTTCGCGGACGACCTCCTACGTGTCGACCTCCTCTCTCTTCGAGAATTACACGCGGGTGGCCAGCGTGCCGGTGGACCTCAACCTCTGCGGCGTCGTCGCCACGCGCGACGACGAGATGAACGGCCACGAAATGGCGGAGGCCGCGTCCGGCGACGAAGATCTTCCCCTGAAGAACCCGCGGGAGGACGCGATCCCGAAGGAGAGCGACGAAACGCAAGCGGAAGCGAAGGCGGTCTTGACCAGCTCGGTCAGGACGCAGCCGGCTCAGAGCGCGATCATGGACGGCAATACGGAGGACcgcgaagaagaagacgaagagcAAACCAAGGTCGATCGTGCGGACGATTATTGCGAGGCGCGTAACAAGCAGACGAAGACCACTTCGACGGTGAAGACTCAAGATCCCGCCAATTGCGTGCTGGACATAGCGTTGGTGACGGAGAACGACCTCGACGAAGCCATCAAGCAGTTCAAGCGAGAAGTGGAAGAGGCGACCGCTTCCGGCGTGACGAACGCCGCCATCTTAGCGATGGAGACGATCCAACGAACGTCGTCCGGTCGAGTTAAAAATCGAAGGGTCAAGAACAACGCCAGCTACGAATTGGCACAGCAGTTCGAGGTGGACGAGAGGAATTTTCACAGGAAGCTTCAGGACAGCGATCAAGATCAAGCCGGCGAGGGACCCGGTTCTCCGGGAAAGCGGCGAATATTGAATAACGCAAGCTACGAGTTGGCGCAGCAGTGCGACTACATCAAGGCGCTGCAAAGCTCGAAGGCGGCGTTTCATCGAATGGACGCGTGCGACGAGTTGGAAGAGGCCGCGCTGGGATGTTCCCCGAAGCTAAACGTCGCCGACGTGATGCGCCAGATGGGCTCCGATACGAATTTCAGCGAGAACGCCAGGCCGAAAGAACCGCCGAGCGACACGTTCTTCggtcagataaaaaaaaactcggaTCCATTTTCAGCCTGTGGCGATGCTAGCGCGCTGAGCCCACGGTTGCTAGACGATGAGGTAGATTACCCCTGCTTGGAAACCAAACCCATAGGTGCATCCTGCTTGGAAAATAGAGCCGTTTTGCGCGAAAAAGTCGAGCCAGAAAGTGAAGCCCAATCGGGAAGTGTCCTTGAAAATTCTACGGCGACGATATTCCCTCGCGTCGACGAAGAGTCCGTCAAACGAGGCGACGAGAAGCCCGAGGACGCGAGGAAGAACTTGATCGGTGAGTTTTATCTCGAACGTGCGGCTCAGCTTCCGCGGAAGGGTCCCGAGGCGGACGAGAGTAGAACGGAAGAACGAAGAGCGGACTTGGAGAACGCGCCGTCGCGCCAGGGCCACGAAGACCGCGCTTGCAGTCCCGGCTCGAGCGAGCGAGGCGCCGGCGAGTGTCTGTGGAGGGTCGTGATCGAGAAGCAAACGCCGACgaagaaggaagaggaaaaggaggaagaagagaaagacaCGGCGGAGGCAGTGGAAAAGATGGTgcggggggaggaggaggagggacGGAGTGTTCGTGGTGTTGGCTCAGAGTCCCCACCCGGCGTTGCGGGTTCACTCGGCGGTGAACGTGGTAGTGGGAAGCCCGCGGTGGCCGTGGCGGCAGTTGATACGAATCATCGTGGTGATCGTGACAAACATCAGGGCGACGAGCAGCTAAGCGCGCCTGGTATCAGCAAACGGGACGCGAGCGTCGTAAACGTGAAACGGTCGTCGTTTGTCGCCCCGAAGAGAGAGCCCGCGAATATCTACGCGGCCTCTTCGACCTCCTTGCCGACGTCCGCAGCCGCCATGAAGAGCGAGGAGAGGAAGAAGGGCGGCCTGGGCGGCTTCCTGCAGAGATTCTCCAGGCTCAGGTTCAGCGGCAGGACGAAGGTGCCGCGCTCGGAGGCGCACAAGAAGGCCGTCGAGCCGACGAGGGCGCAAGAAGAGCAGCAGTCGGCCGCGGGGAGAAAGAAGGAGCCGGATTACATTATCATACCGTTGCACCCGCCCGAGGAAGAGAGGAGACGCCAGCAGGAGGTCGTTACTCTCGAGGAGGCGGCTAGGAGGAACAATGTGGACATTCAGAGAAGCGTCTCCAATATCAG CAACGGGAGGGCATCAGTGTCCAGCAAGCCGCCCCTGCCACCTCAGCCGCCACGCGTCGCCGCTCTGGGCATGACGACGCgagcgtcggcgtcggcgtcggcgtcggcgtcgcgcCGACGCGCCGCCACGGACCTTGGTAACCCGGCGGCGATCGAGATGGCGAAGGCCCGCGCGATGCAGGCTGCCCAGGAGCGCCCGGTCGGCCTACTGGAGACCGACCTCGACGAGGCGGTGATCAACACGAGCTACAACGGCACGACGTACACCGCTGGTCCAGCCGCTGTCTCCGTTGCCGCCGCAGCtaccgccgccgctgccgccgccgccgccgctgccgccgccggcgCCGGTGGTAAGAAGACCCGCAGCCTGCTCGACCTCAACCACACCTCGGCGGCggcgccgcggccgcggcccgAGCACGCCCTCCACGTACCCCAGTCGCCCGTCGGCGCTACGCACAGGAGTCCCCACGACGACGTCGCGTCCGCCGCAACATCCGCCATCCATCAGCGGCCTCACAAGTCCATGGAGTTCCTCCTCGACAAGGAGAACCTGCATTTCGTTAAG CCGCCGGAGAATGAGCTACAGAAGGTGGGCGAGCGCGTGCCGAGCGAGCATGAGCTCAGGGTGCAGCGGTCGCTGCAGCGGCTCAACGTACCCGACTGGTACAAGAATTCACCCGCTGCCCGCGACGGGTTCCGGCTGAAGAGGCACTCCGACGCGTCGCAGCATGGAGGGTGGCGCGCCCTCGGCTCCAAGACCACGTCTCTGTCGTCCCTTTCGTCGTCTTCCAACCGACAGCCGACTACAG GTATCCTTCTGAGTCCCAGTCCCACGCCTCCTGTGTTTTCGAGATGGAGCACTAGCTTGCTGAACAGCGCCGGCAGTTCACCCGCGAGTTCGGCCAGGTCGTCCTTCAACCATCGGCAGCCTTACCTGGGCTGGCGTTCTCAAGAGCGGCTGACCAACCCGCGGACACCGGCGGAACGTCTTGCTCAGGGTATTCTTCCCCAGTTGCAAGCCGCGAACAAG CAACAGCAACAGACAACGAATCAGCAGCTGGAGGTGCGGAATTCGATAAAGGAGGTGACCTCGGCCATCGTGCACTACGTAAAAAGCGGCCAAGAGGTTGGTGGAAGTGGTAGCGGCCGACTCTCGCCTCGATCTCGACCTGAAGATTGGGACGATAGAGGCGGAGCGAGGTCCACTAGCCCCAGAG GGAGCGTGAGGCTGTGCTGGATGGAGAGCTCGTTCGTCGGCACGCGGCCCGTGGACTCGCCGGAGACCCCGATGAGCCTGGCGACCGATCAGGAGGCCGGGGACTGCTGCAACGCGGCCGGCACCGAGTCCTGCAGCTGCCAGGACTCGGCCGCATCCGGCCTCTACCTGGACCTGACGCCCAGCCGGGACGACGTACGCCATCAGCATCTACAAACGTCCTCGGCCGGCCCATCGCCCACGTCCTCCTCGAACTATCACCACCACCATCAGCGTCATCAGCACCgtcagcagcagcaacagcgtCATCACCGCG AGTCAGCTAAGAGCGTGATGGACGTTCACCAGGCGAGCGCCGACGATCAGCGCAGCTTCTACTCCGGCGAGCTGGTGAGACGGAAGAGCGAGGGCAGTGACACCCTGCCGGCGTCGCGGGCCGCGGCTGTCGCCGCCGCGGcttcgtcgtcctcgtcgctgatgccgcgcggcggcggcggagtcCAGCCTCGGCATCGCAGGGTGTCCTTCGACAACGCTCAAGACTCCACCAACGGCAGCTCGGCCATGGACAAGGTGGTGCGGTGCCGCAACAACAAGTGCGGCAACTCGACCACCCTGGCGGAAGCGAGGAAGACCTACAAGAGCTGCCACAATTGCACATGCCTGTACTGCTCGAGGGAATGTCGTAGGGCCCACTGGCAGCGTCACCGTAGGACCTGCCTTCACTCGCGCGCCGGCAGCCTCTGCCGTCAGGTGCTGTCCTCGGCGAAGGAGGATCCAGCCACCCTGAAGCACATCTCGGCCCTCGCGAGACGCGGTCACGCCGCCCACGGCCGCGGCGCGGTCAAATGCTTCTTCTCGAGCCCCGAAGCGGCGGAACGTTTCGTCGGCAACGGGTTCGCTGACCTCGGCGAGCCTACTTACGTTCGCTGGTCGGACCTGCTTCCGGGCGAGATGGGTGCCGAGCTGTACGCCGAGCTGATGCGCCTCTGCAAGACGTACAATCCGGAGGCGCGGCTGGTGCTCTACGTGGCGGTCTGCGTGGTCAGCGAGGTGCCGACCAGCGGCGCGGTGAGATGGGAGCGGCAACTGGTCTCCAGGTGCGCGAAGATCAGGCTCGACGGGGCGGCTAAGCAGCAGGCCTCCTCCTCTTCGGCGTCCCCGCAAGCCAGAAGGCGGCTTTCGCAGCCGGCACCCTCGTCTCCCTGCAACATCACCAGAGAGATGGACTCGCCTGAAACTCTCGTGCTGACATCCCTCCCCGGTAACAACGGCCAGAACACGCTGCGGAAAGCGCGAGAGATCAGCTTCACCAACATTCAGCGGCAGCTCAGGCTCAGGGGAGTTTCCCTGCGGAGGCACTTTCCTCAGGTTTACCGAAAGCTTTGTTCCTACGTCGACGGCTCGGTGGACAAGTTCGCGCCGGTGACCATCTATCCCCGAGACCAGGCGTCCGGCAAGAGCTTCATGTGCATCATCATGCTGGACGCGGAGCCGGAGCGTCTTCAACTCTTGCCCACGGACTCGTCCAGAGTCAGGACGGTGGATATCAGCGTGGAGCAAGACTGA